One Nicotiana sylvestris chromosome 12, ASM39365v2, whole genome shotgun sequence genomic window carries:
- the LOC104225377 gene encoding endochitinase B: protein MRLREFTALSSLLFSLLLLSASAEQCGSQAGGARCASGLCCSKFGWCGNTNDYCGPGNCQSQCPGGPTPPGGGDLGSIISSSMFDQMLKHRNDNACQGKGFYSYNAFINAARSFPGFGTSGDTTARKREIAAFFAQTSHETTGGWATAPDGPYAWGYCWLREQGSPGDYCTSSGQWPCAPGRKYFGRGPIQISHNYNYGPCGRAIGVDLLNNPDLVATDPVISFKSALWFWMTPQSPKPSCHDVIIGRWQPSSADRAANRLPGFGVITNIINGGLECGRGTDSRVQDRIGFYRRYCSILGVSPGDNLDCGNQRSFGNGLLVDTM, encoded by the exons ATGAGGCTTAGAGAATTCACAGCTCTTTCTTCTCTACTCTTTTCTCTCCTACTCCTCTCTGCCTCGGCAGAACAATGTGGTTCGCAGGCGGGAGGTGCGCGTTGTGCCTCGGGTCTCTGCTGCAGCAAATTTGGTTGGTGTGGTAACACCAATGACTATTGTGGCCCTGGCAATTGCCAGAGCCAGTGCCCTGGTGGTCCCACACCACCCGGTGGTGGGGATCTCGGCAGTATCATCTCAAGTTCCATGTTTGATCAGATGCTTAAGCATCGCAACGATAATGCATGCCAAGGAAAGGGATTCTACAGTTACAATGCCTTTATCAATGCTGCTAGGTCTTTTCCTGGCTTTGGTACTAGTGGTGATACCACTGCCCGTAAAAGAGAAATCGCGGCTTTCTTCGCCCAAACCTCCCATGAAACTACAG GAGGATGGGCAACAGCACCAGATGGTCCATACGCGTGGGGTTACTGCTGGCTTAGAGAACAAGGTAGCCCCGGCGACTACTGTACATCAAGTGGTCAGTGGCCTTGTGCTCCTGGTCGGAAATATTTCGGACGAGGCCCCATCCAAATTTCACA CAACTACAACTACGGACCTTGTGGAAGAGCCATAGGAGTGGACCTCCTAAACAATCCTGATTTAGTGGCCACAGATCCAGTAATCTCATTCAAGTCAGCTCTCTGGTTTTGGATGACTCCTCAATCACCAAAACCTTCTTGCCACGATGTCATCATTGGAAGATGGCAACCATCGTCTGCTGACCGCGCAGCCAATCGTCTCCCTGGATTTGGTGTCATCACGAACATCATCAATGGTGGCTTGGAATGTGGTCGTGGCACTGACTCAAGGGTCCAGGATCGCATTGGGTTTTACAGGAGGTATTGCAGTATTCTTGGTGTTAGTCCTGGTGACAATCTTGATTGCGGAAACCAGAGGTCTTTTGGAAACGGACTTTTAGTCGATACTATGTAA
- the LOC138884224 gene encoding uncharacterized protein, with protein MSWINATLSPHVLDTLLNFSCETSKDAWDTLASLYLDQVSSSAIHLKSMFQNFKKGSLSMEDYLQQLHSMACSLRAIGKIITEDDLVTQVLQGLPSFYRTFMSGLNASGNLPSFISLRSLLLTEEAHIKNTPIEDLCAQTTALVTTTQGQPNSGNQFNRGQQHGRGRGKNGRHSNGRGRGNPSRSFSPQWHAFQPPSHIFQPSDGILGHSPFTHNPAKQCQICFHYNHTALECKNRFNHSYVSNSIPKSVAAMSHEEVQPTVWYPDSGASAHMTSDASLLSSSSPYIGSTKVMVGNVNLASQFLHQPRQSHLQAVKRIYRYLKGTSHLGLQLHRKSSPVLTIYSDSDWAGCTATRRSTTGFCIFLGDNLIFWAAKKQPTVARSSIEAEYRALAVAAAEATWWQYLLRDLGVFLASPIMAKCDNIGAIHLAHNPVFHSQN; from the exons ATGAGTTGGATTAATGCAACCCTTTCTCCACACGTCCTTGATACTCTTCTCAATTTTTCTTGTGAAACATCTAAGGATGCTTGGGATACTTTGGCATCCTTGTATCTTGACCAAGTGTCCTCCTCGGCTATTCACCTAAAATCTATGTTTCAAAATTTCAAGAAAGGGTCTCTCTCAATGGAAGATTACTTACAACAACTCCACTCTATGGCTTGCTCCCTTAGGGCTATAGGCAAGATCATTACTGAGGATGATCTTGTGACTCAAGTCTTGCAAGGCCTTCCTTCGTTTTATCGTACATTTATGTCTGGCCTCAACGCTAGTGGCAATCTACCTTCCTTTATTTCCTTAAGATCATTGTTGCTTACGGAAGAGGCACATATCAAGAACACCCCTATAGAAGATTTGTGTGCACAAACCACTGCTTTAGTTACTACTACTCAAGGACAACCTAACAGTGGTAATCAATTCAACAGGGGGCAACAACATGGACGTGGTCGTGGTAAAAATGGTAGGCATTCTAATGGAAGAGGACGTGGAAATCCTTCTCGATCGTTTTCTCCTCAATGGCATGCATTTCAACCTCCAAGTCATATTTTTCAACCTTCTGATGGAATTTTGGGTCATTCTCCATTTACTCATAATCCTGCAAAGCAATGTCAAATTTGCTTTCATTATAATCACACTGCATTGGAGTGCAAAAATAGGTTCAATCACTCCTATGTCTCCAATTCTATTCCGAAGTCTGTCGCTGCCATGAGCCATGAAGAAGTTCAACCTACAGTTTGGTATCCTGACTCTGGGGCTTCCGCACATATGACCAGTGATGCttcacttctttcttcttcttccccttACATTGGCTCAACAAAAGTCATGGTGGGCAACG TGAATTTGGCCTCACAATTTCTTCATCAGCCTCGTCAAAGCCATTTACAAGCTGTTAAACGCATTTATCGATACTTGAAAGGGACGAGTCACTTAGGATTACAACTTCATCGCAAATCATCTCCTGTGCTAACCATTTACTCCGACTCAGATTGGGCTGGATGTACTGCTACTAGACGGTCGACAACAGGGTTTTGTATTTTCCTTGGAGACAATTTGATTTTTTGGGCTGCCAAGAAGCAGCCAACTGTAGCTCGATCAAGCATAGAAGCAGAATATCGGGCTCTTGCCGTTGCCGCTGCAGAAGCGACATGGTGGCAATATCTTTTGCGTGATCTTGGTGTCTTCCTTGCATCTCCAATTATGGCCAAATGTGACAACATTGGTGCAATCCACCTTGCTCATAATCCAGTATTTCATTCTCAAAACTAA
- the LOC104225376 gene encoding uncharacterized protein, translating into MDKLADLKHLFVTVFLANFALNVIPPAITDITVGALCPAQDECSLAIYLSGFQQAILGLGSMLMLPLLGHLSDIYGRKALLTVPVAAAIVPSVILAIGRSTNYFYAYYAIKTFTGMVSDNGIECLSIAYAAASISEEKRVSAIGAVAGIGSAAYLFGTMAARFLSTAHIFLVAAISSMVAAIYMRIFLEETSNHFRSDDALNQPILGESSAECSQSGSNDSSKIVPQSFKKVLPLKDIFCLLRSSVTLSLATVIAFLNGLGEGGQQTPFLYFLKARLQYNKDNFAVLILIGYSGAAIGQLFLMPRLAPIIGEEAILSLALIAGFINMLIDSIAWAVWVPYVANLLPIIAFLTRPALQSIVSKQVGPNEQGIAQGCIAGISSFGNILSPLIYTPLTNLFLSERAPFNYPGFNLFCVGLAWLIAFIPSMMIQFGPHNSRLKNRDGGCSSDA; encoded by the exons ATGGATAAATTGGCCGACTTGAAGCACCTGTTTGTGACAGTGTTTCTAGCAAATTTTGCGCTGAATGTGATCCCTCCTGCTATAACTGATATCACCGTTGGCGCACTCTGCCCTGCTCAAGACGAATGCTCTCTTGCCATTTATCTTTCCGGTTTCCAGCAGGCT ATCTTAGGACTGGGATCAATGCTGATGTTGCCATTGCTGGGACATTTATCAGATATATATGGAAGGAAAGCGTTGCTCACAGTCCCGGTGGCTGCCGCCATTGTTCCGTCAG TAATATTGGCAATTGGAAGGTCAACAAACTATTTCTATGCTTACTATGCGATAAAGACCTTCACTGGCATGGTCAGTGACAATGGAATTGAGTGCCTTTCCATTGCTTATGCG GCAGCTAGCATATCAGAAGAAAAACGTGTTTCTGCAATTGGAGCTGTTGCCGGCATAGGCTCAGCTGCATATCTTTTTGGTACTATGGCTGCTCGCTTCCTCTCCACTGCTCACATCTTTCTG GTGGCAGCTATTTCTTCAATGGTTGCAGCAATATACATGAGAATATTTCTAGAGGAGACAAGCAACCATTTTCGGAGTGATGATGCTCTAAATCAACCCATATTAGGGGAGAGCAGTGCAGAATGCTCTCAATCTGGAAGTAATGACTCATCAAAAATAGTACCACAGAGCTTTAAGAAAGTCCTACCACTCAAGGATATTTTTTGCTTGCTCAGGAGCAG CGTAACTCTTTCTCTAGCAACAGTCATTGCTTTCTTGAACGGTCTTGGGGAGGGTGGACAACAAACTCCATTTTTG TATTTCTTAAAGGCTCGACTTCAATACAACAAAGATAACTTTGCTGTTTTAATCCTTATTGGCTACAGTGGAGCAGCAATTGGCCAG TTATTCTTGATGCCTCGGTTGGCTCCGATTATCGGAGAGGAGGCAATTCTCTCCTTAGCCCTCATTGCTGGATTCATAAAC ATGCTAATTGATAGCATTGCATGGGCAGTCTGG GTTCCTTATGTTGCTAATTTGTTGCCTATCATTGCCTTCCTAACCAGACCGGCT TTACAAAGCATTGTTTCAAAACAAGTTGGGCCAAATGAACAG GGAATTGCTCAAGGGTGCATTGCAGGCATAAGCTCATTCGGAAATATTCTTTCTCCATTAATATATACTCCTCTAACAA ATTTATTTTTATCAGAGAGGGCTCCCTTCAATTATCCGGGATTCAACTTGTTCTGCGTCGGCCTTGCTTGG TTGATAGCTTTTATCCCTAGTATGATGATACAGTTTGGTCCCCATAATTCAAGACTCAAAAACAGAGACGGTGGCTGCAGCTCGGATGCTTAA